GCGCTTGGGCTTGCCGCTGGACAGTTCGATGCAGACAAAGGTGGTGTTCGCGCGCAGCAAGGTGACCCCATCACGCGGGCGCAACAGCTGGAAGCGGCGGGTCATCTTCAGCCGCCGGTCCCAGTCGACGATCCAGGTGGCCAGTTGCAGCTCATCGCCTTGGTAGCCCGCGGCCAGGTAGTCGATCTCGTGGCGCACCACCGCCATGGCGCGGTCCAGGCGGCGATACTCGGTAAGGTCAAGGCCCAGGCGCTGGGAGTGGCGCCAGGCGCAGCGCTCCAGCCAGGACACGTACACCGCGTTGTTGGCGTGCCCCAGGCCGTCGATGTCTTCAGGAGCAACCTGCAGATCGATGATAAACGGCGTTGCCAAATCCCAGCCCATGCCTTGCTCCCCGTCGATTAATGTCGGCGGGGAGAGTGTATCAGGCCGTTTGCAGCGTCTGTAAACCACAGCCGGCCAGCAGCGAAAGCGTCGCGTCGATCACCCGTGGGTCGGCCAGCACTTTCTGGTGGCCGCCCTGCTCCAGGCGCAGCAGGCGGCTGTCGAACCAGGCTTCGTGAATGGCTTGAGAGGCTTTGACGGGGACGAAGGTATCGTCTTCGGCATGCACGATCAGGCCGGGGATATTCATCTGATAATGAGCCACATCCAGATGCTTGAGCGGCATTCCGAACGTCAGCTCGACTTCCTGGATAAACGCTGAGCGTGCCCGTGCCGGCAAACCGACCATCGTGGTAAAGCCGCGCAGCGCATCCAGAAAGCGCGACGGCGCGGCGATACTCACCAACGCCTCGGTGCGCAAGCCCAACTGCACCGCCAGCATCGCGCTGGCGCCGCCCATGGAATGGCCGATCACGGCGTGCAGCGGCGGCAATTCGGCGGCGGCCTCCAGCATGGCGCGGGCGAACAGCAACACATGCGCTTCGCGCCCTGGCGAACGGCCATGGGCGGGGCCGTCCAGGGCAATCACCGAATAACCGTTGTCGACCAACGCGGTGATCAGGCTGGCGAACTGCGTGGGCCGGCCTTCCCAACCGTGCATCAACAGCACCGTGGGCCCCTGCCCCCAACGCAAGGCCGACAAGCCGAAGCGCAAGGTGATGCGCTCCGATTGCGCCAGCAGCGGCAGTTCCCAGTCACGCGGCGGCAACGTGCGCGGCGTCATGAAGGCACGACGCATGTTGTTGGCGACCGTTTGCGGGGCCAGATGGCCCAGCGTGCCGTTGATGCGACGAACCCAGGTCAGCGTGCCCATCAGCAGAGCCCTCTTCTAGCGTACGGCCGACTTGGCGGCGCGCAGCACGCGGTCAGACAATTCCCCCGGCCCCAACGCGCGGGCCAAGGCCAGGCCACCGATCATCAGCGCCATGTCAGCCAGCGCTTTGTCGGTGTCTTCAGGGCTGACGGCGAGTTGCGCGGCCATCAGTTCGCAGTGCTCGTTCAGCGCCTGGCGAAATTCATCCGGCAAACGGCTCATCTCGCCGACGGTCGCCGGGATCGGGCAGGCCTGAGCCGTGGAATCACGGTGCTTGCGCGACAGGTAGAACGCCGCCACCAGGCTGCGACGCTCTTCCCCGGCCAGCTGTGGATCGATGTCGTCAATCGACGCGCGACGCTTGGCCAGCAATTCGGTGAACGCCTCCAGCATCAGCGCGTCCTTGCTTTCAAAGTGTGCGTAGAAACCACCGACGGTCAGCCCCGCCGCACCCATGACTTCACCCACACTCGGCTCGGCCGGGCCACGCTGGATCAGCGCGGCGCTGGCGGCTTGCAGAATACGTTCGCGGGTTTGCGCTTTTTTATCGCTCATCAAAGCCTCCGTTTCTCAAGGGTTGAATATTATTATCACAATAATATTTGGCAAGCGACAGGCATGACCATTGGTCAGAAGAGAACACGCAGGGGAGAAGAAGAATTGGCCAAACGCCAGACAAACAAAAGGGCCATTCAATAATTGAATGACCCTTAAAAATCCCGCAAAGCGGGTAATCGTGGCGTCCCCTAGGGGACTCGAACCCCTGTTACCGCCGTGAAAGGGCGGTGTCCTAGGCCACTAGACGAAGGGGACACAAACCTTCTGTACAACCTGATCAAGCGATGCCCGATCTGTTCAAGGACGGTGTGGCCAAGCCTTGAACCTGTAGATTGGTGGAGCTAAACGGGATCGAACCGTTGACCTCTTGCATGCCATGCA
Above is a genomic segment from Pseudomonas azadiae containing:
- a CDS encoding acyl-CoA thioesterase; the encoded protein is MGWDLATPFIIDLQVAPEDIDGLGHANNAVYVSWLERCAWRHSQRLGLDLTEYRRLDRAMAVVRHEIDYLAAGYQGDELQLATWIVDWDRRLKMTRRFQLLRPRDGVTLLRANTTFVCIELSSGKPKRMPPEFLDGYGPALTGG
- a CDS encoding alpha/beta hydrolase, translated to MGTLTWVRRINGTLGHLAPQTVANNMRRAFMTPRTLPPRDWELPLLAQSERITLRFGLSALRWGQGPTVLLMHGWEGRPTQFASLITALVDNGYSVIALDGPAHGRSPGREAHVLLFARAMLEAAAELPPLHAVIGHSMGGASAMLAVQLGLRTEALVSIAAPSRFLDALRGFTTMVGLPARARSAFIQEVELTFGMPLKHLDVAHYQMNIPGLIVHAEDDTFVPVKASQAIHEAWFDSRLLRLEQGGHQKVLADPRVIDATLSLLAGCGLQTLQTA
- a CDS encoding TetR/AcrR family transcriptional regulator yields the protein MSDKKAQTRERILQAASAALIQRGPAEPSVGEVMGAAGLTVGGFYAHFESKDALMLEAFTELLAKRRASIDDIDPQLAGEERRSLVAAFYLSRKHRDSTAQACPIPATVGEMSRLPDEFRQALNEHCELMAAQLAVSPEDTDKALADMALMIGGLALARALGPGELSDRVLRAAKSAVR